From Gottschalkiaceae bacterium SANA:
GTGATGCATTCATGCGGGCATGACGGACATACGGCGATTCTTTTAGGGATTGCAAAGCTATTTGCTGAACTGAAGGATCAAATGAGCGGTACCGTCGTTTGCATCTTTCAGCATGCTGAAGAACTTCCACCGGGCGGGGCTGTTGAAATGGTCAAAGCAGGTGTCATGGAAGGGATTGATGAAATCTACGGCTTGCATTTGTCTTCTTCATTCCCGACGGGAACCTTTGGCATTCGTTCTGGCTTTTTAACAGCGGCAACGGATCGGTTTGATATCGAAGTCATAGGCAAGGGTGGACATTCAGCAATGCCAGAGACTTGCGTGGATCCCATTGTAATTGGCGCACAGATCATCAGCAACCTTCAAACGATTGTTTCAAGAAGAATAAAAGGCATTGAACCAGCTGTCTTGTCAGTCTGCCAAGTAGAAGCTGGGCATGCATATAATATTATTCCCAATACAATGAGCATCACCGGTTCTGTAAGAACTTTTTCGCAAGAGACAAGAAATAATATGGCAAACATGATCAAAGAGATTTCCCAAGGGAATGCATCCTCATACGGAGCTGATTGTAAAGTGTCTTATGAACTCGGATACAGTTCTGTAGTCAATGATGAAGAATTGACTGAGAATGTAGAAGGGGTTGTAGAAGCTTGGTTTGGAAAAGAAAGTGTCTTGAAGATTGACCCGGTTATGCCGGGAGAAGATTTCTCTGCTTTTACAGAAGCGACGAATTGCCCAGGATGTTTTGTTGAGATTGGTACAGCTAATGAAGTGCTGGGAACAACAATGCCCCATCATAACCCTAATTATCTAATGGATGAAGATGGATTATACTATGGAACGTCACTATTCGCAGGTATTGTTTTTGATCGCTTGTTTGCAAACTAGGAAACAGACTTTGTAGACGGAGCGTCTCGATTTATGCTTCGGGAAAGGAGAAATATGGCAAAAATTACGGTCAGTGCGACCGCAACGAATACAACAAAAACAAAAATTACAGCAGGCAAACACAGC
This genomic window contains:
- a CDS encoding amidohydrolase, encoding MKETKSQLNIEVIKSEVEKMKDEIVSWRRHFHQHGELSFQEFATSDFIEEQLESFGGIEISRPTKTGVIAKVIGAKPGRTLALRADIDALPMTELNDLPYASEIEGVMHSCGHDGHTAILLGIAKLFAELKDQMSGTVVCIFQHAEELPPGGAVEMVKAGVMEGIDEIYGLHLSSSFPTGTFGIRSGFLTAATDRFDIEVIGKGGHSAMPETCVDPIVIGAQIISNLQTIVSRRIKGIEPAVLSVCQVEAGHAYNIIPNTMSITGSVRTFSQETRNNMANMIKEISQGNASSYGADCKVSYELGYSSVVNDEELTENVEGVVEAWFGKESVLKIDPVMPGEDFSAFTEATNCPGCFVEIGTANEVLGTTMPHHNPNYLMDEDGLYYGTSLFAGIVFDRLFAN